Proteins encoded by one window of Chromobacterium violaceum ATCC 12472:
- the aroG gene encoding 3-deoxy-7-phosphoheptulonate synthase AroG: protein MQRQTDDVRIREIKELLPPIAHLYELPISESASELIYNTRREISALLRGEDDRLLVVIGPCSIHDVDAAVEYAQKLAPLRQALADELVVVMRVYFEKPRTTVGWKGLINDPHLNESYDINAGLRIARRLLLTLNNLGMPAATEFLDMITPQYFADLISWGAIGARTTESQVHRELASGLSCPVGFKNGTDGNLKIAVDAIRSSSVPHHFLSVTKTGHSAIVSTGGNPDCHVILRGGKEPNYSAEHVRAAAAELTAVGLPHKLMVDFSHANSRKDYRRQMEVSADVAGQIAGGDRNIFGVMVESHLVEGRQDQKPGCELKYGQSITDACLGWDDTETLLRQLADAVKARRAAE from the coding sequence ATGCAACGCCAGACCGACGACGTCAGAATCCGCGAAATCAAGGAACTGCTTCCCCCGATCGCCCACCTTTACGAGCTGCCGATCAGCGAGTCGGCCTCCGAGCTGATCTACAACACCCGTCGCGAAATCTCGGCCTTGCTGCGCGGCGAGGACGACCGCCTGCTGGTGGTGATCGGCCCCTGTTCCATCCACGACGTCGACGCCGCGGTCGAGTACGCGCAGAAGCTGGCGCCGCTGCGCCAGGCGCTGGCGGATGAGCTGGTGGTGGTGATGCGGGTGTATTTCGAGAAGCCGCGCACCACGGTCGGCTGGAAGGGCCTGATCAACGACCCGCACCTGAACGAGTCCTACGACATCAACGCCGGCCTGCGCATCGCGCGCCGCCTGCTGCTGACGCTGAACAACCTGGGCATGCCGGCCGCCACCGAATTCCTCGACATGATCACGCCGCAGTACTTCGCCGACCTGATCAGCTGGGGCGCGATCGGCGCCCGCACCACCGAGAGCCAGGTGCACCGCGAGCTGGCCTCCGGCCTGTCCTGCCCGGTCGGTTTCAAGAACGGCACCGACGGCAACCTGAAGATCGCCGTCGACGCCATCCGCTCGTCCAGCGTGCCGCACCATTTCCTGTCGGTGACCAAGACCGGCCATTCCGCCATCGTTTCCACCGGCGGCAACCCGGACTGCCACGTGATCCTGCGCGGCGGCAAGGAACCCAATTACTCGGCCGAGCATGTGCGCGCCGCCGCCGCCGAGCTGACCGCGGTCGGCCTGCCGCACAAGCTGATGGTGGACTTCAGCCACGCCAACAGCCGCAAGGACTACCGCCGCCAGATGGAGGTCAGCGCCGACGTGGCCGGCCAGATCGCCGGCGGCGACCGCAACATCTTCGGCGTGATGGTGGAAAGCCACCTGGTGGAGGGGCGCCAGGATCAGAAGCCCGGCTGCGAGCTCAAGTACGGCCAGAGCATCACCGACGCCTGCCTGGGCTGGGACGACACCGAGACGCTGCTGCGCCAGCTGGCCGACGCCGTCAAGGCGCGCCGCGCCGCCGAGTAA
- a CDS encoding GNAT family N-acetyltransferase, translating into MTVAQPILDTPRLRLLPARPELAAAALDYHLRNRAHLEPWNPTAGPQFYTEAHWAMQLRQAARSWEEGVSARFLLATPAEPERIIGTVSFSNIVRGVFQACHLGYGIDRAREGQGLMREALQAAIAFAFADLKLHRIQANYQPHNVRSAALLQKLGFAVEGQAKDYLFLDGAWRDHVLTSLTNPDFDRRTLLG; encoded by the coding sequence ATGACCGTCGCCCAACCGATACTCGACACGCCACGGCTGCGGCTGCTGCCAGCCCGCCCGGAACTGGCCGCGGCCGCGCTCGACTACCATCTGCGCAACCGCGCCCACCTCGAGCCGTGGAACCCGACCGCCGGCCCGCAGTTCTACACCGAAGCCCACTGGGCGATGCAGCTGCGCCAGGCCGCGCGCAGCTGGGAGGAAGGCGTCAGCGCGCGCTTCCTGCTGGCGACGCCGGCCGAACCGGAACGGATCATCGGCACCGTCAGTTTCAGCAACATCGTCCGCGGCGTGTTCCAGGCCTGCCACCTCGGCTACGGCATAGACCGGGCGCGCGAGGGGCAGGGCCTGATGCGCGAGGCGCTGCAGGCGGCCATCGCCTTCGCCTTCGCGGATCTCAAGCTGCACCGCATCCAGGCGAATTACCAGCCGCACAACGTCCGCAGCGCGGCGCTGCTGCAAAAACTGGGTTTCGCCGTCGAAGGGCAGGCCAAGGACTACCTGTTCCTCGACGGCGCCTGGCGCGACCACGTGCTGACCTCGCTGACCAACCCGGATTTCGACCGCCGGACGCTGCTGGGCTGA
- the fos gene encoding fosfomycin resistance glutathione transferase, giving the protein MKLNGLNHLTLAVADLDRSWDFYHGLLGARPHARWAGGAYLSLGELWLCLSLDAPEPGRGYTHYAFGVAAADFPAWAARLRDAGVQTWKDNRSEGDSFYFLDPDGHRLELHVGSLQSRLAACRAQPYRDMVFFEQEAG; this is encoded by the coding sequence ATGAAGCTGAACGGACTCAATCATCTGACCCTGGCGGTCGCCGACCTGGACCGGTCCTGGGACTTCTACCACGGCCTGCTCGGCGCCCGGCCGCACGCGCGCTGGGCCGGCGGCGCCTACCTGAGCCTGGGCGAGTTGTGGCTGTGCCTGTCTCTGGACGCGCCCGAACCGGGCCGCGGCTACACCCATTACGCGTTCGGCGTCGCCGCCGCCGATTTTCCGGCCTGGGCGGCGCGCTTGCGCGACGCCGGCGTCCAAACCTGGAAAGACAACCGCAGCGAGGGCGACTCCTTCTACTTCCTGGACCCGGACGGCCATCGGCTGGAGCTGCACGTCGGCTCGCTGCAGAGCCGCCTCGCCGCCTGTCGCGCCCAACCCTATCGGGACATGGTGTTCTTCGAGCAGGAGGCCGGCTGA
- a CDS encoding deoxyribonuclease II family protein produces the protein MPAPSFWRIACLGLALAAAAQPSQAAPSPLLDAGHPVNWWFAFKFNAAAFPGCGGSARVNSCQFGGSPQSYTGGKSFSQQYVYASSSQPSLTQGGGCVGDTPADPVGATFSQIYNGTLNYVVWNDQFYDDPAIPSCSGNACGAPWGHSKGVLAWDAQGNGVVMQVSTPSWPASGNAQYPRTSDGNTLGCVQDNDVEVSQHFFALKLSRADVLAVLQGLANASAVTDPGNPQIVKNGGPADIQAAVGQLGQLSSSATPQVSRLSSGVTLIAKPSALQVPPWQLVSAELGGIPLRAATWWEGSKSTAIPSTAKAGAPACWSGGLPIPGPVAIATSGSWAGQAFSLKGGLGKNFNHAKIGVSVGGAAYAIFGDMNQEGALSGDCASAQNGRGGLFFALPDATLAGSIAKLIGGDTAPAAR, from the coding sequence ATGCCCGCCCCATCGTTCTGGCGCATCGCCTGCCTCGGCCTGGCGCTGGCCGCCGCCGCGCAGCCAAGCCAGGCCGCCCCGTCGCCGCTGCTGGACGCCGGCCACCCGGTCAACTGGTGGTTCGCGTTCAAGTTCAATGCCGCCGCCTTCCCCGGCTGCGGCGGATCGGCCAGGGTGAACAGCTGCCAGTTCGGCGGCAGCCCGCAAAGCTATACCGGCGGCAAGAGCTTCAGCCAGCAATACGTGTACGCCAGCAGCAGCCAGCCCAGCCTGACACAGGGCGGCGGCTGCGTCGGCGACACCCCGGCCGACCCGGTGGGGGCCACCTTCAGCCAGATCTACAACGGCACGCTGAACTACGTGGTGTGGAACGACCAGTTCTACGACGATCCGGCCATCCCCTCCTGCTCCGGCAATGCCTGCGGCGCGCCGTGGGGCCACTCCAAGGGCGTGCTGGCCTGGGACGCGCAAGGCAACGGCGTGGTGATGCAGGTGAGCACGCCGTCGTGGCCGGCCTCCGGCAACGCGCAATACCCGCGCACCAGCGACGGCAACACCCTGGGCTGTGTCCAGGACAACGATGTGGAAGTCAGCCAGCACTTCTTTGCCCTGAAACTGAGCCGCGCCGACGTGCTGGCGGTGCTGCAGGGCCTGGCCAACGCCAGCGCGGTGACCGATCCGGGCAACCCGCAGATCGTCAAGAACGGCGGACCTGCCGACATCCAGGCCGCGGTCGGCCAGCTGGGCCAGCTGTCCTCCAGCGCGACGCCGCAAGTCAGCAGGCTGTCCAGCGGCGTCACGCTGATCGCCAAGCCCTCCGCGCTGCAGGTTCCGCCGTGGCAACTGGTATCGGCCGAGCTGGGGGGCATCCCGCTGCGCGCCGCCACCTGGTGGGAGGGCAGCAAGAGCACCGCCATCCCGAGCACCGCCAAAGCCGGCGCGCCGGCTTGCTGGAGCGGCGGCCTGCCGATCCCGGGTCCGGTGGCGATCGCCACCTCCGGCAGCTGGGCCGGCCAGGCCTTCTCGCTGAAAGGCGGCCTGGGCAAGAACTTCAACCACGCCAAGATAGGCGTCAGCGTCGGCGGCGCGGCTTACGCGATCTTCGGCGACATGAACCAGGAAGGCGCGCTGTCCGGCGACTGCGCCAGCGCGCAGAACGGCCGCGGCGGGCTGTTCTTCGCGTTGCCCGACGCCACGCTGGCCGGCTCGATCGCCAAATTGATAGGCGGCGATACCGCGCCCGCCGCGCGCTGA
- a CDS encoding extracellular catalytic domain type 2 short-chain-length polyhydroxyalkanoate depolymerase translates to MKSIAILGLAAMLALPAQAADPLPAFHGDSRQSSVSGLSSGAFMAAQYQVAFSASVVGAGVVAGGPYYCAQGSLAGTAACMAGPPPQPSLLLAGAKQFAAAGQIDPLADLAKRRIYLFSGTQDNTVRTPVVDAAASFFQLAGVPAAQLAYQKQLPAGHAQITPSFGNNCGATASPYLNHCTWQGQGYDQAGLILKHIYGALQPKPQTTSGKLLSFDQTPYAAAGSSLAAEGYVYVPRACFAGQACKVHIALHGCQQYAGKVGDAFYAHAGYNEWADDNRIIVLYPQTTTSAANPQGCWDWFGYTGPAYAWKTGLQMRALKAMADRLVSAP, encoded by the coding sequence ATGAAATCGATAGCGATATTGGGGCTGGCCGCCATGCTGGCCTTGCCGGCGCAGGCCGCCGATCCGCTGCCCGCCTTCCACGGCGATTCCAGACAGTCGTCGGTTTCCGGCCTGTCGTCAGGCGCCTTCATGGCGGCGCAGTATCAGGTCGCCTTTTCCGCGTCGGTGGTCGGCGCCGGGGTGGTGGCCGGCGGTCCGTACTACTGCGCGCAAGGATCGCTGGCCGGCACCGCGGCCTGCATGGCGGGCCCGCCGCCCCAGCCCTCGCTGCTGCTGGCCGGCGCCAAGCAGTTCGCCGCGGCCGGCCAGATCGACCCGCTGGCCGACCTGGCCAAGCGCCGGATCTATCTGTTCAGCGGCACCCAGGACAACACGGTCCGCACGCCGGTGGTGGACGCCGCCGCGTCCTTCTTCCAGCTGGCCGGCGTGCCGGCGGCGCAGCTCGCCTACCAGAAGCAGCTGCCGGCCGGCCACGCCCAGATCACGCCCAGCTTCGGCAACAACTGCGGTGCCACCGCCTCGCCCTACCTCAACCACTGCACTTGGCAGGGCCAGGGCTACGACCAGGCCGGCCTGATCCTGAAGCACATCTACGGCGCGCTGCAGCCCAAGCCGCAAACGACCAGCGGCAAGTTGCTGAGCTTCGATCAGACCCCGTATGCCGCCGCCGGCAGCAGCCTGGCCGCCGAAGGCTACGTCTACGTGCCGCGCGCCTGCTTCGCCGGCCAGGCATGCAAGGTGCACATCGCGCTGCACGGCTGCCAGCAGTACGCGGGCAAAGTGGGCGACGCTTTCTACGCGCATGCCGGCTACAACGAGTGGGCGGACGACAACCGCATCATCGTGCTGTATCCGCAAACCACCACCTCGGCGGCCAATCCCCAGGGATGCTGGGACTGGTTCGGCTACACCGGCCCGGCCTACGCCTGGAAGACCGGCCTGCAAATGAGGGCGTTGAAGGCGATGGCCGACCGCCTGGTCTCGGCCCCCTGA
- the dksA gene encoding RNA polymerase-binding protein DksA: protein MAKLTEQDILNWEGDDYMNADHLEFFKERLLQMQQELLVNANATANHLQEQEATPDPADRATLEEEYALELRTRDRERKLLQKIQASIRQIEDGSYGFCEDTGEPIGLKRLMARPTATLSVEAQERRERMKRQYAD from the coding sequence ATGGCCAAGCTGACCGAACAGGATATCCTCAACTGGGAAGGCGATGATTACATGAACGCCGACCACCTTGAGTTCTTCAAGGAACGGTTGTTGCAAATGCAGCAGGAGTTGCTGGTAAACGCCAACGCCACTGCCAACCACCTGCAGGAACAGGAAGCCACCCCTGATCCGGCCGACCGCGCCACTCTGGAAGAAGAGTACGCGCTGGAGCTGCGCACCCGCGACCGCGAGCGCAAGCTGCTGCAGAAGATCCAGGCGTCCATCCGCCAGATCGAAGACGGCTCCTACGGCTTCTGCGAAGACACCGGCGAACCCATCGGCCTGAAGCGCCTGATGGCCCGCCCGACCGCCACGCTGTCGGTCGAAGCCCAGGAGCGCCGCGAGCGCATGAAGCGCCAGTACGCCGACTGA
- a CDS encoding NADPH-dependent 2,4-dienoyl-CoA reductase, translated as MSAYPHLLAPLDLGFTTLKNRVLMGSMHTGLEESPGGFEKMAAFYAERARGGVALIVTGGVGPNAEGCVAEGAAQLSDAHEVPKHKLVTDAVHREGGKIALQILHSGRYSFQEKCVSASPLLAPINFYTPRELSDADVWQTIADFANCAKLAQQAGYDGVEVMGSEGYLINQFIARATNKRTDDWGGSFENRIRFAIETVKAVRAAVGGDFIIIYRLSMLDLVQDGSSWDEVVHLAREIEKAGATLINTGIGWHEARVPTIATMVPRGGFAWVTKKLMGQVKIPLITTNRINTPEVAEDILAGGCADMVSMARPFLADPDFVNKAAAGRGDEINTCIGCNQACLDHIFQGKLTSCLVNPRACRETELNYEKTAVPKKLAVVGAGPAGLAFATVAAERGHSVTLFDAAAEIGGQFNVAKQIPGKEEFHETLRYFKRRIETTGVELKLGARVAADDLSGFDEVVLATGIAPRTPSIPGIGHPKVLSYLDVLKHKKPVGGKVAIIGAGGIGFDTAEYLCHEGRSTSLDAEAFMREWGVDMTGDSAGGLAPQGPQPHPSPREVYLLQRKTSKVGEGLGKTTGWIHRESLKMKRVKMLSGVSYDLIDDAGLHITVKGERQVLPVDNVVICAGQDPLRELQGPLEAAGKPVHLIGGADVAAELDAKRAIDQGSRLAAAI; from the coding sequence ATGAGCGCTTACCCGCACCTGCTGGCCCCGCTGGACCTGGGCTTCACCACGCTGAAAAACCGCGTGCTGATGGGTTCGATGCACACCGGCCTGGAAGAATCCCCAGGCGGCTTCGAAAAAATGGCCGCCTTCTACGCCGAGCGCGCGCGGGGCGGGGTGGCGCTGATCGTCACCGGCGGCGTCGGCCCCAACGCCGAAGGCTGCGTCGCCGAGGGCGCCGCCCAGCTGTCGGACGCGCACGAAGTGCCCAAGCACAAGCTGGTGACCGACGCGGTGCACCGCGAGGGCGGCAAGATCGCCTTGCAGATCCTGCACTCCGGCCGCTACAGCTTCCAGGAAAAGTGCGTGTCGGCCTCGCCGCTGCTGGCGCCGATCAACTTCTACACCCCGCGCGAACTGTCCGACGCCGACGTCTGGCAAACCATCGCCGATTTCGCCAACTGCGCCAAGCTGGCCCAACAGGCCGGCTACGACGGCGTCGAGGTGATGGGTTCGGAAGGCTATCTGATCAACCAGTTCATCGCCCGCGCCACCAACAAGCGCACCGACGACTGGGGCGGCAGCTTCGAGAACCGCATCCGCTTCGCGATCGAAACCGTCAAGGCGGTGCGCGCGGCGGTGGGCGGCGACTTCATCATCATCTACCGGCTGTCGATGCTGGACCTGGTGCAGGACGGCAGCAGCTGGGACGAGGTGGTTCACCTGGCCCGCGAGATCGAAAAGGCCGGCGCCACCCTGATCAACACCGGCATTGGCTGGCACGAGGCGCGGGTGCCGACCATCGCCACCATGGTGCCGCGCGGCGGCTTTGCCTGGGTGACCAAGAAGCTGATGGGCCAGGTCAAGATCCCGCTGATCACCACCAACCGCATCAACACGCCGGAAGTGGCGGAAGATATCCTGGCCGGCGGCTGCGCCGATATGGTGTCGATGGCGCGCCCCTTCCTGGCCGATCCGGACTTCGTCAACAAGGCGGCGGCAGGCCGCGGCGACGAGATCAACACCTGCATCGGCTGCAACCAGGCCTGTCTGGACCACATCTTCCAGGGCAAGCTGACCTCCTGTCTGGTCAACCCGCGCGCCTGCCGCGAAACCGAGCTCAATTACGAGAAAACCGCCGTGCCGAAGAAGCTGGCGGTGGTCGGCGCCGGCCCGGCCGGCCTGGCCTTCGCCACCGTCGCCGCCGAGCGCGGCCACAGCGTGACGCTGTTCGACGCCGCGGCCGAAATCGGCGGCCAGTTCAACGTCGCCAAGCAGATTCCGGGCAAGGAAGAGTTCCACGAGACGCTGCGCTACTTCAAGCGCCGCATCGAGACCACCGGCGTAGAGCTGAAGCTGGGCGCCCGCGTCGCCGCGGATGACCTGTCCGGCTTCGACGAGGTGGTGCTGGCCACCGGCATCGCGCCGCGCACCCCGTCCATCCCCGGCATCGGCCACCCCAAGGTGCTCAGCTATCTCGACGTGCTCAAGCACAAGAAGCCGGTAGGCGGGAAAGTGGCCATCATCGGCGCCGGCGGCATCGGCTTCGACACCGCCGAGTACCTGTGCCACGAGGGCCGCTCCACCTCGCTGGACGCCGAAGCCTTCATGCGCGAATGGGGCGTGGACATGACGGGCGACAGCGCCGGCGGCCTGGCGCCGCAGGGTCCGCAGCCGCACCCGAGCCCGCGCGAGGTCTATCTGTTGCAGCGCAAGACCAGCAAGGTAGGCGAGGGCCTGGGCAAAACCACCGGCTGGATCCACCGCGAAAGCCTGAAGATGAAGCGGGTGAAGATGCTGTCCGGCGTCAGCTACGACCTGATCGACGACGCCGGCCTGCACATCACGGTGAAGGGCGAGCGGCAAGTGCTGCCGGTGGACAATGTGGTGATCTGCGCCGGCCAGGATCCGCTGCGCGAGCTTCAGGGGCCGCTGGAAGCCGCCGGCAAGCCGGTGCACCTGATCGGCGGCGCCGACGTGGCGGCCGAACTGGACGCCAAGCGCGCGATCGACCAAGGCTCGCGCCTGGCCGCGGCCATCTAG
- a CDS encoding phosphoribosylaminoimidazolesuccinocarboxamide synthase produces MTGLSTTNLTSLKKIYSGKVRDLYEIDDQRMLMIATDRLSAFDVILDDPIPAKGQILTAISNFWFDKLKDVVPNHLTGDQPEDVVAAADLPQVEGRAVVAKRLKAVPIEAVVRGYLAGSGWKEYRQSGSVCGIALPAGLKEADKLPEPIFTPSTKAAVGDHDENISFAQCEAIVGAELAAKVRDTAILLYQTAAEYAATRGIIICDTKFEFGLDENGTLTLMDEALTPDSSRFWPADSYQPGSNPPSFDKQFVRDWLEASGWNKQAPAPAVPLDVREKTAAKYREALEKLAG; encoded by the coding sequence ATGACCGGACTCTCCACCACCAACCTGACCAGCCTGAAGAAGATCTACTCCGGCAAGGTGCGCGACCTGTACGAGATCGACGACCAGCGCATGCTGATGATCGCCACCGACCGGCTGTCCGCCTTCGACGTGATCCTGGACGACCCGATCCCGGCCAAGGGCCAAATCCTGACCGCCATCTCCAATTTCTGGTTCGACAAGCTGAAGGACGTGGTGCCCAACCACCTGACCGGCGACCAGCCCGAAGACGTGGTGGCGGCGGCCGACCTGCCGCAGGTGGAAGGCCGCGCGGTGGTGGCCAAGCGCCTGAAAGCAGTGCCGATCGAGGCGGTGGTGCGCGGCTACCTGGCCGGCTCCGGCTGGAAGGAATACCGGCAGTCCGGCTCGGTCTGCGGCATCGCGCTGCCGGCCGGGCTGAAGGAAGCGGACAAGCTGCCCGAGCCCATCTTCACCCCTTCCACCAAGGCGGCGGTGGGCGATCACGACGAAAACATCAGCTTCGCCCAGTGCGAGGCCATCGTCGGCGCCGAGCTGGCGGCCAAGGTGCGCGACACCGCCATCCTGCTGTACCAGACCGCCGCCGAATACGCGGCCACGCGCGGCATCATCATCTGCGACACCAAGTTCGAGTTCGGCCTGGACGAAAACGGCACGCTGACGTTGATGGACGAGGCGCTGACGCCGGATTCCAGCCGCTTCTGGCCGGCCGACAGCTACCAGCCCGGCAGCAACCCGCCGTCCTTCGACAAGCAGTTCGTCCGCGACTGGCTGGAGGCCTCGGGCTGGAACAAGCAGGCCCCGGCCCCGGCCGTGCCGCTGGACGTGCGCGAGAAGACCGCCGCCAAGTACCGCGAGGCGCTGGAGAAGCTGGCCGGCTGA
- a CDS encoding carbonic anhydrase gives MCESSPHAHGDCLNPPQARPLGRRGFLKLAALGGGAVLLGSFLPRTSWAAGKTDALLLSCMDYRLVHDFGEFMDGLGLRGKYDHIVLAGASLISITDQFPDWNATFWQHLGVAIDLHHIKRVVLLDHRDCGAYKVAFGEDFAQDPGKETRIHAKALLKLKDEILARHPALAVETYLMALDGKTESIAA, from the coding sequence ATGTGCGAATCATCGCCTCACGCTCACGGCGACTGCCTGAACCCGCCGCAAGCGCGCCCGCTGGGCCGCCGCGGCTTCCTGAAACTGGCCGCCCTGGGCGGCGGCGCCGTGCTGCTGGGCAGCTTTCTGCCGCGCACCAGCTGGGCCGCCGGGAAGACCGACGCGCTGCTGCTGTCCTGCATGGACTACCGGCTGGTCCACGACTTCGGCGAGTTCATGGATGGCCTGGGCCTGCGCGGCAAGTACGACCACATCGTGCTGGCCGGCGCCTCGCTGATCTCGATCACCGACCAGTTTCCCGACTGGAACGCCACGTTCTGGCAGCATCTGGGCGTGGCGATAGACCTGCATCACATCAAGCGGGTGGTGCTGCTGGACCACCGCGATTGCGGCGCCTACAAGGTGGCGTTCGGAGAGGACTTCGCGCAGGACCCGGGCAAGGAAACCCGGATCCACGCCAAGGCCTTGCTGAAGCTGAAAGACGAAATCCTGGCCAGGCATCCCGCGCTGGCGGTGGAAACCTATCTGATGGCGCTGGACGGCAAGACGGAGTCCATCGCGGCCTGA
- a CDS encoding class I SAM-dependent methyltransferase, with protein sequence MTQNIYDTPEFFHGYSQLNRSVHGLAGAPEWPSLQALLPELAGRAVADLGCGYGWFCRWAREAGARSALGLDVSEKMLARAAAMTADDAIEYRRQDLETLQLPPAAFDLVYSSLTLHYIEDLAGLLATCHRALKPGGRLVFSIEHPIFMAATQPQWLQDAQGQRCWPVSGYQDEGPRVTHWLADGVIKRHRTIGTLLNLVMAAGFTLRHVEDWGPSAEQVAAMPELAEERERPMLLLVAAQR encoded by the coding sequence ATGACGCAAAACATCTACGACACCCCCGAATTTTTCCACGGCTACAGCCAGTTGAACCGTTCCGTCCATGGTTTGGCCGGCGCGCCGGAATGGCCCAGCCTGCAAGCGCTGCTGCCTGAGCTGGCGGGCCGCGCGGTGGCCGATCTGGGCTGCGGCTACGGCTGGTTCTGCCGCTGGGCGCGCGAAGCCGGCGCCCGCTCGGCGCTGGGTCTGGACGTCTCGGAAAAAATGCTGGCCCGGGCCGCGGCGATGACCGCCGACGATGCCATCGAATACCGGCGCCAGGATCTGGAAACCCTGCAATTGCCGCCCGCCGCCTTCGATCTGGTCTACAGCTCGCTGACCCTGCATTACATCGAGGATCTGGCCGGCCTGCTGGCTACCTGCCATCGCGCGCTGAAACCCGGCGGCCGCCTGGTGTTTTCGATAGAGCACCCTATTTTCATGGCGGCCACGCAGCCGCAATGGCTGCAGGATGCGCAGGGACAGCGGTGCTGGCCGGTCAGCGGCTACCAGGACGAGGGCCCGCGCGTCACCCACTGGCTGGCCGACGGCGTGATCAAGCGGCACCGCACCATCGGCACCTTGCTCAACCTGGTGATGGCCGCCGGCTTCACGCTGCGCCACGTCGAGGACTGGGGGCCCAGCGCCGAGCAGGTGGCGGCGATGCCGGAGCTGGCGGAAGAAAGGGAGCGGCCGATGCTGCTGCTGGTGGCGGCGCAGCGCTAG
- a CDS encoding DNA alkylation repair protein produces the protein MDRIDALRAQLTAAADPARAPAMRAYMRGQFDFLGVAAPARRKAAVAWIKSHDTAGPDVWLTLAERLWQEPEREFQYVALDLLARHAAELPAAILPRLLALVTAKSWWDTVDGLAAWVIGGLVRGRRELQTEMDTLAGDSDFWLRRVAILHQLYWKRDTDAGRLFRYCSANAADPEFFIRKAIGWALREYAYTDAEAVRGFVASAALSPLSRREALKRIQQNPLPAKEA, from the coding sequence ATGGATCGAATCGACGCGCTGCGCGCCCAACTGACCGCCGCCGCCGATCCGGCGCGCGCGCCGGCGATGCGCGCCTATATGCGCGGGCAGTTCGACTTCCTCGGCGTCGCCGCGCCCGCGCGGCGCAAGGCCGCCGTAGCCTGGATCAAATCCCACGACACCGCCGGTCCTGATGTGTGGCTGACCTTGGCCGAGAGGCTGTGGCAAGAACCTGAGCGCGAATTCCAGTACGTGGCGCTCGACCTGCTGGCCCGCCATGCCGCCGAATTGCCGGCGGCCATCCTGCCGCGGCTGCTGGCGCTGGTGACCGCCAAGTCATGGTGGGACACCGTCGACGGCCTGGCGGCCTGGGTGATAGGCGGGCTGGTCCGCGGCCGGCGCGAACTGCAGACCGAGATGGACACGCTGGCCGGCGACAGCGATTTCTGGCTGCGCCGCGTCGCCATCCTGCACCAGTTGTATTGGAAGCGCGACACCGACGCCGGACGCCTGTTCCGCTATTGCTCGGCCAACGCCGCCGATCCCGAATTCTTCATCCGCAAGGCCATAGGCTGGGCCTTGCGCGAATACGCTTACACCGACGCCGAGGCCGTGCGCGGCTTCGTCGCGTCCGCCGCGCTGTCGCCGTTGTCGCGGCGCGAAGCGCTGAAACGAATCCAACAGAACCCCCTGCCCGCGAAGGAAGCATGA
- a CDS encoding alpha/beta hydrolase, which yields MYRTLLPAADGVDIPLCEWPSDGPPRAVVLISHGMSEHAARYDRFAGALTAAGYAVYAHDHRGHGDAPQPRGFFAADDGWRKVVEDIETVRRHAAERHPGLPIVLFGHSMGSFIARAYFLRHGKQLSGLMLSSTGYRQRPLAKTLGALARWLGRRGGGDKPSRLMASLVFGSFNLGFPPWRTAMEWLSRDRAEVDAYLADPRCGFDPAPGLWADLFAGIVEMENGEAAGTGLNRRCAILLFAGSRDPVSLGRLALGQLEIRYRDAGVLDLQSKVYPGGRHEMLNEINRAEVESDLLAWLDAKTAVSPTAVAEPVHA from the coding sequence ATGTACCGTACTCTGCTGCCTGCCGCCGACGGCGTCGACATCCCCTTGTGCGAATGGCCATCGGACGGCCCGCCGCGCGCCGTGGTGCTGATTTCCCACGGCATGAGCGAGCACGCGGCCCGCTACGACCGTTTCGCCGGCGCGCTGACCGCCGCCGGCTACGCGGTGTACGCGCACGACCACCGCGGCCATGGCGACGCGCCGCAGCCGCGGGGTTTCTTCGCCGCCGACGACGGCTGGCGCAAAGTGGTGGAGGATATCGAGACGGTTCGCCGCCACGCGGCCGAGCGGCATCCCGGCCTGCCCATCGTCCTGTTTGGCCACAGCATGGGCAGTTTCATCGCCCGCGCCTATTTCCTGCGCCACGGCAAGCAGCTGTCCGGACTGATGCTGTCCTCCACCGGCTACCGCCAGCGGCCGCTGGCGAAAACGCTGGGCGCGCTGGCGCGCTGGCTGGGCCGCAGGGGCGGCGGGGACAAGCCCAGCCGGCTGATGGCGTCGCTGGTGTTCGGCAGCTTCAACCTGGGCTTTCCGCCGTGGCGGACCGCAATGGAATGGCTCAGCCGCGATCGGGCCGAGGTCGACGCCTATCTCGCCGATCCGCGCTGCGGCTTCGACCCGGCCCCGGGCCTGTGGGCCGACCTGTTCGCCGGCATCGTCGAAATGGAAAACGGCGAAGCGGCCGGAACCGGCCTCAACCGCCGCTGCGCCATCCTGCTGTTCGCCGGCAGCCGCGATCCGGTCAGCCTGGGCCGGCTGGCGCTGGGCCAGCTGGAAATCCGCTACCGCGACGCCGGCGTGCTGGACCTGCAAAGCAAGGTCTATCCGGGCGGCCGCCACGAAATGCTCAACGAGATCAACCGCGCCGAGGTGGAATCCGACCTGCTGGCTTGGCTGGATGCCAAAACGGCCGTCAGCCCGACGGCCGTCGCGGAGCCGGTCCACGCCTGA